Proteins co-encoded in one Opitutus terrae PB90-1 genomic window:
- a CDS encoding MBOAT family O-acyltransferase — protein MLFNSLTFVVFFALVLSGYWTLRSWEARKNLLLVASYLFYGTWNPPFAVLLFATTALDFYLGARIARAVTPRTRRGWLVASLASNLSMLGFFKYGNFLLENVKWLAAQIGLNYQPPHLDLFLPIGISFYTFHSLSYTLDVYRGTTQPTRSLRDFVLAVSFFPQLVAGPIVRAADFLPQAVQPPKPEPGRFIWGLLLMTLGLFEKTVLADTMLSRAAEAVFGYGGPLAGLDAWTGVLAFSGQIFFDFAGYSTCAIGAALCLGFHLRDNFRFPYAAIGFSDFWRRWHISLSTFLRDYLYIPLGGNRAGVVRAAINLMIVMFIGGLWHGAAWTFVVWGVIHGLCLVLERVLRAVFKDATWTRNLGVQVLLGLATYAAVCFSWVFFRAGDFSTASRLVLAMTGALPQGDAILATREILQVAVVTAGLLGAHWLLRNTTLEAVVTRTPRWLLAGTWSVMVFGIILTQGNGNAFIYFQF, from the coding sequence ATGCTATTCAATTCCCTCACCTTCGTCGTCTTCTTCGCCCTCGTGCTGAGCGGCTATTGGACGCTGCGCTCGTGGGAGGCTCGCAAGAACCTCCTGCTGGTCGCCAGCTACCTCTTCTACGGGACCTGGAACCCGCCGTTCGCGGTGCTCCTGTTCGCCACCACCGCGCTGGATTTCTATCTCGGCGCCCGGATTGCTCGCGCCGTCACGCCCCGCACGCGCCGGGGCTGGCTGGTCGCGAGTCTCGCCTCGAACCTGAGCATGCTCGGGTTCTTCAAGTACGGCAATTTTCTCCTTGAGAACGTCAAGTGGCTCGCCGCGCAGATCGGCCTGAACTACCAGCCGCCGCATCTGGATCTTTTCCTGCCCATCGGGATCTCGTTCTACACGTTCCACTCGCTCTCCTACACGCTGGACGTGTATCGCGGTACGACGCAGCCCACGCGTTCGCTGCGTGATTTCGTGCTCGCCGTGTCGTTCTTCCCGCAGCTCGTCGCCGGGCCGATCGTCCGCGCGGCTGATTTCCTGCCGCAAGCGGTGCAGCCGCCGAAGCCGGAGCCCGGTCGATTCATCTGGGGTTTGCTGCTGATGACGCTCGGCCTGTTCGAGAAGACCGTCCTCGCCGATACGATGCTCTCCCGCGCGGCCGAAGCCGTCTTCGGTTACGGCGGTCCGCTCGCGGGGCTCGATGCGTGGACGGGCGTGCTGGCGTTTTCCGGCCAAATCTTCTTTGACTTCGCCGGCTACTCGACCTGCGCGATCGGCGCGGCGCTCTGCCTCGGCTTCCATCTCCGGGACAACTTCCGCTTCCCTTATGCCGCGATTGGCTTCTCCGACTTCTGGCGCCGCTGGCACATCTCGCTCTCCACGTTCCTGCGCGACTACCTCTACATTCCGCTCGGTGGCAATCGCGCCGGCGTCGTGCGCGCCGCGATCAATCTGATGATCGTGATGTTCATCGGCGGCCTGTGGCACGGCGCCGCGTGGACGTTCGTGGTTTGGGGCGTGATTCACGGCTTGTGCCTCGTGCTCGAGCGCGTGCTCCGCGCCGTGTTCAAGGACGCGACGTGGACCCGCAACCTCGGCGTGCAGGTGCTGCTCGGTCTCGCCACCTATGCGGCCGTCTGCTTCTCGTGGGTGTTTTTTCGGGCCGGCGATTTCTCGACGGCCTCGCGCCTCGTGCTCGCGATGACGGGTGCGCTGCCGCAAGGCGATGCGATCCTCGCCACGCGCGAAATTCTCCAGGTCGCGGTGGTCACTGCCGGGCTGCTCGGCGCCCACTGGCTGCTTCGCAACACCACGCTCGAAGCGGTCGTCACGCGCACTCCGCGCTGGCTGCTCGCCGGCACGTGGTCGGTCATGGTTTTCGGCATCATTCTCACTCAAGGAAACGGCAATGCATTCATCTACTTCCAATTCTGA
- a CDS encoding alpha/beta hydrolase, producing the protein MKSLAAFLFLAPLLLLPVTRAAEAPAAYSIPGSQVRNLPVNSVSGRAYQLLIGLPGNYDKDTTKRYPVVFVTDGYWDFAKLTSIHGGLVYDHAAPEFITVGLSYVGEKLNYGDLRWWELSPVVGGGKGPEESGHAADFLKILENEIVPFVEREYRVDSAHRALAGASLGGLFTLYAMYTTPDFFSGYIAATPAIAYTNDWLLGYEEEFAKAGKKLNTRLFVSVGEKEWSGHIAGILRHNERLASRKHAGLAYQFRIIDGEGHAGMQFESYTRGLRFILGPLATPPTMNAAH; encoded by the coding sequence ATGAAATCACTCGCTGCTTTCCTGTTCCTTGCTCCGCTCCTGTTGCTCCCGGTGACTCGCGCCGCCGAAGCGCCGGCGGCGTATTCGATCCCCGGATCTCAGGTGCGCAACCTGCCGGTGAATTCGGTCTCCGGCCGCGCCTATCAGCTGCTGATCGGCCTGCCGGGAAACTATGACAAGGACACGACCAAACGCTATCCGGTGGTCTTTGTGACGGATGGCTACTGGGATTTTGCGAAGCTCACGTCGATTCACGGCGGGCTGGTGTACGATCACGCGGCGCCGGAATTCATCACCGTTGGTCTGAGCTATGTGGGCGAGAAGCTGAACTACGGCGATCTGCGCTGGTGGGAGCTGTCGCCCGTGGTTGGGGGAGGCAAAGGACCGGAGGAATCGGGGCACGCGGCGGATTTCCTGAAAATTCTGGAGAACGAGATCGTGCCGTTCGTGGAGCGCGAGTATCGCGTCGACTCCGCGCATCGCGCGCTGGCGGGCGCGTCGCTGGGCGGGCTGTTCACGCTCTACGCGATGTACACCACGCCGGACTTTTTCTCCGGCTACATCGCGGCGACGCCGGCGATCGCCTACACGAACGACTGGCTGCTCGGTTACGAGGAAGAATTCGCGAAGGCGGGCAAGAAGCTCAACACGCGGCTCTTCGTGAGCGTGGGCGAAAAGGAATGGTCCGGCCACATCGCAGGCATTCTCCGGCACAACGAGCGGCTCGCGAGTCGCAAGCATGCCGGACTGGCGTATCAATTCCGGATCATCGACGGCGAGGGGCATGCCGGCATGCAGTTCGAATCCTACACACGCGGGCTGCGGTTCATCCTCGGACCGTTGGCCACGCCGCCGACGATGAACGCCGCGCACTGA
- a CDS encoding gamma-glutamyltransferase family protein, whose protein sequence is MCFALRPLPPRSVLLPLLACCLLAAPLNAQRTNKPLLHGKHWVAVTGKPLGATAGATTFARGGNAIDAACAMLAATCTMWDTLGWGGETQALIYNPHTRQVIGVNALGVAPTGATPEFFRSRGLAFPPEYGPLAAVTPGTPGGLMLMLAEFGTLSLADVLAPAIEMADGYPIEAQAVGAIERFRGEIEQWPASQRVFLPHADPQDPPKRRAPKAGEIFRQPELAVTLRKLVDAERTALAAGKDRKAAIMAAYDRFYRGDIAAELVRGTQEQGGLITLADLDRWRAKLEPSVTTTYRGIEVHKLTTWTQGPAMLQALNLLEQVDLRAMGYNSARYIHTVYQAMNLAFADRDFYYGDPDFPPDEPVRGLLSKAYAQQRFQLINWEHNDPGVRPGDPYPFQGGANPFGDLLEKWTPQPPASATKPAGFQVSQMTHDDAFLAGTTSIQAADENGWVISVTPSGGWIPAFIAGHTGVGLSQRMQSFVLDPAMNPFNVLAPGQRPRVTLTPTLALKAGKPFLAFSVQGGDSQDQNLLQFFLNVVEFGMNVQQAAEAANFLSYQMQSSFGDHRSEPGRLEVRDDVPAWVRQELTRMGYRVEMLPRVYAPTTAIFVDQEHGTLQGAASDTGEDYGIAW, encoded by the coding sequence ATGTGTTTCGCGCTTCGCCCGCTTCCTCCCCGCTCAGTTTTGCTCCCGCTCCTCGCCTGCTGCCTACTCGCCGCACCGCTCAACGCTCAGCGCACGAACAAGCCGCTGCTGCACGGCAAACACTGGGTGGCGGTCACCGGCAAGCCGCTCGGCGCCACCGCGGGCGCCACGACGTTCGCGCGCGGCGGCAACGCCATCGACGCCGCCTGCGCGATGCTCGCGGCGACCTGCACGATGTGGGACACGCTCGGCTGGGGCGGCGAAACCCAGGCGCTGATCTATAATCCGCACACGCGCCAGGTGATTGGCGTGAACGCGCTCGGCGTAGCCCCCACCGGCGCGACACCAGAGTTCTTCCGCAGCCGCGGCCTGGCCTTCCCGCCCGAGTACGGCCCGCTCGCCGCGGTGACACCTGGCACGCCCGGCGGGCTCATGCTGATGCTGGCGGAGTTCGGCACCTTGTCGCTCGCCGACGTCCTCGCGCCGGCAATCGAGATGGCCGACGGTTATCCGATCGAGGCGCAGGCGGTGGGTGCGATCGAGCGGTTCCGGGGCGAGATCGAGCAATGGCCTGCCTCGCAACGCGTCTTCCTGCCACACGCCGATCCGCAGGACCCGCCAAAGCGTCGCGCACCGAAGGCCGGCGAGATTTTCCGCCAGCCCGAACTCGCCGTCACCCTGCGCAAGTTGGTCGACGCCGAGCGCACCGCGCTCGCGGCGGGCAAGGATCGCAAGGCCGCGATCATGGCGGCCTACGATCGGTTCTACCGCGGTGACATCGCCGCGGAGCTCGTTCGCGGTACGCAGGAACAGGGCGGGCTGATCACGCTCGCGGATCTCGACCGCTGGCGTGCGAAGCTCGAGCCGTCTGTCACCACCACCTATCGCGGCATCGAGGTCCACAAACTCACCACCTGGACGCAGGGGCCGGCCATGCTCCAGGCGCTGAATCTTCTCGAGCAGGTTGATCTTCGCGCGATGGGCTACAACAGCGCACGCTACATTCACACGGTTTACCAGGCGATGAACCTCGCGTTCGCCGACCGCGATTTCTACTACGGCGACCCCGATTTTCCGCCGGACGAGCCGGTGCGCGGCCTGCTCTCGAAAGCCTATGCGCAGCAACGATTCCAGCTGATCAATTGGGAACACAACGACCCCGGCGTGCGGCCCGGTGATCCGTATCCGTTTCAAGGTGGCGCCAATCCGTTCGGCGACTTGCTGGAGAAGTGGACGCCGCAGCCGCCAGCCTCCGCGACCAAGCCCGCCGGATTCCAGGTCTCGCAGATGACGCACGACGACGCCTTCCTCGCGGGCACGACCTCGATCCAGGCGGCGGACGAGAACGGCTGGGTGATTTCCGTCACGCCAAGCGGCGGCTGGATCCCGGCCTTCATCGCCGGTCACACCGGCGTCGGACTTTCACAGCGGATGCAGAGCTTCGTACTCGATCCCGCGATGAACCCCTTCAACGTCCTCGCCCCGGGCCAGCGGCCGCGCGTGACCCTCACGCCGACGCTCGCGTTGAAGGCAGGCAAGCCGTTTCTCGCCTTCTCCGTGCAGGGCGGCGATTCGCAGGATCAGAATCTCCTGCAGTTTTTCCTGAATGTCGTGGAGTTCGGCATGAACGTGCAGCAGGCCGCCGAGGCGGCGAATTTTCTCAGTTACCAGATGCAGTCCTCGTTCGGCGATCACCGCTCGGAGCCGGGGCGACTCGAGGTGCGCGACGACGTGCCGGCCTGGGTGCGGCAGGAACTCACGCGCATGGGCTATCGCGTCGAGATGTTGCCGCGCGTTTACGCCCCGACCACCGCGATCTTCGTCGATCAGGAGCACGGCACGCTGCAAGGCGCGGCCTCGGACACGGGCGAGGATTACGGCATCGCGTGGTAA
- a CDS encoding 3-keto-disaccharide hydrolase, with protein sequence MTQLRLLSSLALGAAVTTSLLAQPDPNWLGHDRERPLPPVVTPATPSTAEQPGRAPSDAVVLFDGKDLSAWVAIDGSPTKWVTRDGALECVPGSGYIRSLQSFGDCQLHVEWAAPTPTKGDSQGRGNSGLFFGAGRYEVQVLDSYQNKTYADGSAASLYGQYPPLVNASLPPGQWQTYDVIWTAPRFDAEGKLLAKARVTVLHNGVLVQNNAELTGPTGWIGRVPYQAHPERLPIAFQDHGNPVRYRNVWVRELGNPRKKELMLPETTLESYTGVYGRPPSNVVQVRRLPDGLLSLRLAGVDLVMHAESPTRFYALTTDVQCEFLGEGDARKLAVTVGEDSPHPMTLERVSR encoded by the coding sequence ATGACTCAACTCCGTCTCCTGTCTTCGCTGGCGCTTGGCGCCGCCGTGACCACGTCACTTCTGGCCCAGCCGGATCCCAACTGGCTCGGCCATGATCGCGAACGCCCGTTGCCGCCGGTGGTCACGCCGGCCACGCCCAGCACGGCCGAACAGCCCGGCCGCGCCCCGTCCGACGCCGTCGTGCTCTTCGACGGCAAGGACCTTTCCGCCTGGGTCGCGATCGATGGCAGTCCGACCAAATGGGTCACGCGCGATGGTGCGCTCGAATGCGTGCCCGGCAGCGGCTACATCCGCTCGCTCCAGTCGTTCGGCGATTGCCAGCTCCACGTCGAATGGGCCGCGCCGACGCCGACCAAGGGCGACAGCCAGGGCCGCGGCAACAGCGGGCTGTTCTTCGGCGCCGGCCGCTACGAGGTGCAGGTGCTGGATTCCTATCAGAACAAAACCTATGCCGATGGCTCCGCCGCCTCACTCTATGGCCAGTATCCTCCGCTGGTGAACGCCTCGCTGCCGCCCGGCCAGTGGCAGACCTACGACGTGATCTGGACGGCGCCGCGCTTCGATGCCGAGGGCAAGCTTCTCGCCAAAGCGCGCGTCACGGTCCTCCACAACGGCGTGCTGGTGCAGAACAACGCCGAACTCACCGGCCCGACCGGCTGGATTGGCCGCGTGCCGTATCAGGCGCATCCGGAGCGATTGCCCATCGCGTTTCAGGATCACGGCAATCCGGTTCGCTATCGCAACGTCTGGGTGCGTGAGCTCGGCAACCCACGCAAAAAGGAACTCATGCTCCCGGAAACCACGCTCGAGTCCTACACCGGCGTGTATGGTCGCCCGCCGTCGAATGTCGTGCAGGTCCGCCGGCTGCCGGATGGCCTGCTCTCGCTTCGCCTCGCCGGCGTCGACCTTGTGATGCACGCGGAGTCGCCCACCCGGTTCTACGCGCTCACCACGGACGTGCAGTGCGAGTTCCTCGGCGAGGGCGACGCGCGAAAACTCGCGGTGACCGTCGGCGAGGATTCGCCGCACCCGATGACACTCGAACGCGTGTCGCGCTGA
- a CDS encoding dipeptidyl-peptidase 3 family protein, with protein sequence MRYLAFFFLLVAGVARTAAATATAETPRADDFKPEADRFADIQVLRYQVPGFEHLSLRQKQLAYYLTQAGLAGRDIFWDQKYPHNLAVRKTLEAVLRSYRGPREGAEWTAFLTYAKQVFFANGIHHHYASTKILPAFPPAYLQTLLAQTDPAQLPLEGREVRAFGEWLTPILFDPQLDAKTTNLDAGVDHVAGSANAFYRGVTGAEVEAFYAEMARKAQNPRLSFGLNSQLARVDGKLVERIWKVGGMYGPAIEQIVGWLEKARTVAETPTQQKSLEHLIRFYRTGDIAEFDQHCIAWVSDTTPTIDFVNGFIETYVDAAGKRGAFESVVSMRDEEATKRIAAISAQAQWFEDHSSIAPAHKKPNVTGISAKVITVIGEVGDAAPATPIGINLPNAEWIREQHGSKSVSLGNIVHAYNAVLAKSPVNDEFGASPEVIARLKQWAPLASDLHTDMHEVIGHASGQINPGVGTPDQTLKNYSATLEEARADLVGLYFILDPKLVEIGVMPTLEVGKAGYDKYVMNGLMTQLYRVQPGHQLEEAHMRNRQLVAAWAFEHGKADRVIERATRDGKTFFRINDYEKLRGLLGQLLREIQRIKSEGDYAAGQALVETYGVKVDEALLAEVHRRYAPLNVAPFMGFIQPRLVPVIVGDTITDVKVEYPSDFLGQMLDYGRDYAFLPVKN encoded by the coding sequence ATGCGTTACCTTGCATTCTTCTTCCTGCTCGTCGCCGGTGTGGCTCGGACCGCCGCCGCGACTGCCACCGCCGAGACCCCGCGCGCGGATGATTTCAAACCTGAGGCGGACCGCTTTGCAGACATCCAAGTGCTCCGTTACCAAGTCCCCGGTTTCGAGCACCTGTCGCTGCGGCAGAAACAGCTCGCGTACTATCTCACGCAGGCCGGGCTCGCGGGCCGCGATATTTTTTGGGACCAGAAGTATCCGCACAATCTTGCCGTGCGGAAAACACTCGAAGCCGTGCTGCGCAGCTACCGCGGGCCGCGTGAAGGTGCGGAGTGGACGGCGTTCCTCACCTATGCGAAGCAAGTCTTCTTCGCGAACGGCATTCACCATCACTACGCGAGCACGAAGATCCTGCCGGCCTTTCCGCCGGCCTACCTGCAAACGCTGCTCGCGCAGACCGACCCCGCGCAGCTCCCGCTCGAGGGACGCGAGGTTCGTGCGTTTGGCGAGTGGCTGACGCCGATCCTTTTCGACCCGCAGCTCGATGCGAAGACCACGAACCTCGACGCGGGCGTCGATCACGTCGCGGGTTCGGCCAACGCTTTCTATCGCGGCGTCACGGGAGCCGAGGTCGAGGCGTTCTATGCGGAGATGGCGCGCAAGGCGCAAAACCCGCGGCTGTCGTTCGGGCTGAATTCGCAGCTGGCCAGGGTCGACGGGAAGCTGGTGGAGCGGATCTGGAAAGTCGGCGGAATGTATGGACCCGCGATCGAGCAGATCGTCGGCTGGCTGGAGAAGGCGCGGACGGTGGCGGAAACGCCCACGCAGCAGAAGAGCCTCGAGCACCTGATCCGGTTCTACCGCACGGGCGACATTGCCGAATTCGACCAGCACTGCATCGCGTGGGTGAGCGACACCACGCCGACGATCGATTTCGTCAACGGTTTCATCGAGACCTACGTGGACGCGGCGGGCAAACGCGGCGCGTTCGAATCGGTGGTCTCGATGCGCGACGAGGAGGCGACGAAGCGCATCGCGGCAATCTCCGCGCAAGCGCAGTGGTTCGAGGACCATTCGTCGATCGCGCCCGCGCACAAGAAGCCGAACGTCACCGGCATTTCGGCCAAGGTGATCACCGTGATCGGCGAGGTTGGCGACGCCGCGCCCGCGACGCCGATCGGCATCAATCTGCCGAATGCCGAATGGATCCGCGAGCAGCACGGCTCGAAGTCCGTCTCCCTCGGCAACATCGTGCACGCCTACAACGCCGTCCTGGCAAAGAGTCCGGTGAACGACGAGTTCGGCGCCAGCCCGGAGGTGATCGCGCGACTCAAGCAGTGGGCGCCGCTGGCGAGCGATCTACACACCGACATGCACGAAGTGATCGGTCACGCGTCGGGGCAGATTAATCCGGGCGTGGGCACACCGGACCAGACGCTGAAAAACTATTCGGCCACGCTGGAGGAGGCGCGCGCCGACCTGGTGGGGCTCTATTTCATTCTCGATCCCAAGCTCGTCGAGATTGGCGTGATGCCCACGCTCGAAGTCGGCAAGGCCGGTTACGACAAATACGTCATGAACGGGCTGATGACGCAGCTGTATCGCGTGCAGCCGGGCCATCAGCTCGAGGAGGCGCACATGCGGAATCGGCAGCTGGTCGCAGCCTGGGCTTTCGAACACGGCAAGGCCGACCGGGTGATCGAACGCGCGACGCGCGACGGGAAAACCTTCTTTCGGATCAATGACTACGAAAAACTCCGCGGCTTGTTGGGGCAGCTGTTGCGCGAAATTCAGCGGATCAAATCCGAAGGCGACTACGCGGCCGGCCAAGCGTTGGTTGAAACGTACGGCGTGAAGGTGGACGAGGCGCTGCTCGCGGAAGTGCACCGCCGCTATGCGCCGCTCAATGTGGCGCCATTTATGGGCTTCATCCAGCCGCGACTCGTGCCAGTGATCGTCGGCGACACGATCACCGACGTGAAGGTAGAATACCCGTCCGACTTCCTGGGCCAGATGCTCGACTACGGCCGCGACTACGCGTTTCTGCCGGTGAAGAACTGA
- a CDS encoding DUF2513 domain-containing protein — MGKEFMKRDMDLVRKLLFFFEEKESPRHVAIPPIEGYDDRTIKTHLVLLHDAGLLRCEPVRSRSSERVIYVLPFELTWAGHDFVQTMRSDTLWKKAKTHVLKPGASWSFEILKEWAKQEIKEKLGMSGSS, encoded by the coding sequence TTGGGCAAAGAATTTATGAAGCGTGATATGGATCTGGTCCGGAAGCTCCTTTTCTTCTTCGAAGAGAAGGAGTCACCACGTCACGTCGCGATTCCGCCTATTGAGGGATACGACGATCGCACGATTAAAACTCACCTCGTCTTATTACACGACGCAGGACTCCTCAGATGTGAGCCAGTGCGGTCTCGCTCAAGCGAGCGTGTGATTTATGTCCTACCTTTTGAGCTCACTTGGGCCGGACATGATTTTGTTCAGACTATGCGGAGCGACACGCTCTGGAAGAAAGCGAAGACGCATGTGCTGAAACCAGGAGCGTCGTGGTCGTTCGAAATTCTGAAAGAATGGGCGAAGCAGGAGATTAAGGAGAAGCTCGGGATGTCCGGCTCATCATGA
- a CDS encoding nuclear transport factor 2 family protein, with translation MNKKMLGLLVILCGSLLVRPLCAQSTGGNREEVIRHLEEDERKAVLASDTAKLEELWSPMMIVNNPQSTITPDRQAILNLVRGGFIKYSRFERTIEAIRFHGDLAIVMGAETVEPIGNNPKAGQSVKRRFTNVWLQAGGRWQVIAARQRHSGVEPRQSREQNLFRSECGRRRPRSQGNARDIMAVPRQKAVRAQPCAVPALSSPIFSHPHAQRSSPLAR, from the coding sequence ATGAACAAAAAAATGCTCGGTTTGTTGGTTATCCTTTGCGGCAGCCTTTTGGTGAGGCCGCTCTGCGCGCAGTCGACCGGAGGCAATCGTGAGGAAGTGATCCGCCATCTCGAGGAGGATGAGCGGAAGGCGGTGCTTGCCTCAGATACCGCGAAACTCGAGGAGCTGTGGTCCCCCATGATGATCGTGAATAATCCACAGAGCACCATCACTCCGGACCGGCAGGCCATCCTGAATCTCGTGCGGGGCGGCTTCATCAAGTACTCCAGGTTCGAGCGCACCATCGAGGCGATCAGGTTTCACGGTGATCTCGCGATTGTGATGGGTGCAGAAACCGTCGAACCGATCGGAAACAACCCGAAGGCCGGTCAGAGCGTGAAGCGCCGCTTTACCAATGTCTGGCTCCAAGCCGGCGGCCGCTGGCAGGTCATTGCGGCACGCCAACGTCATTCCGGAGTAGAGCCGCGGCAATCGAGAGAACAGAACCTGTTCCGATCTGAGTGCGGACGAAGGCGTCCGCGCTCCCAGGGGAATGCCCGTGACATCATGGCGGTGCCGCGCCAGAAAGCGGTTCGGGCTCAGCCGTGTGCTGTGCCGGCCTTGTCATCCCCGATATTCTCCCACCCACACGCCCAACGTTCGTCGCCACTCGCGCGATGA
- a CDS encoding NADPH-dependent FMN reductase, whose translation MKVLTLCGSLRARSSNRAILRAYERLAPSTLTFEHYERIAALPHFNPDLDGERPPDEVAKFRRLVTEAGVLVISTPEYVHALPGAFKNALDWLVSDPAFAGKKVVILHVLRGSAWALESLREVLTTMSARIVEAASVSLPLGSNQLDEEAILGRENLRALLLQSMAALLSATTEPGKKRVGGA comes from the coding sequence ATGAAGGTCTTAACTCTGTGCGGCAGTCTGCGCGCCCGGTCGTCGAATCGCGCTATTCTTCGAGCCTACGAGCGGTTGGCGCCGTCGACGCTCACGTTTGAGCACTATGAGAGGATCGCCGCACTGCCTCATTTCAACCCGGACCTCGATGGCGAGCGACCACCCGACGAGGTCGCGAAGTTTCGCCGCCTCGTGACGGAGGCGGGAGTGTTGGTGATATCGACGCCGGAGTACGTGCACGCGCTGCCGGGCGCGTTCAAAAATGCGCTCGACTGGCTGGTGAGCGATCCTGCGTTCGCCGGAAAGAAGGTCGTGATCCTGCACGTTCTACGCGGTTCGGCGTGGGCGCTGGAATCGTTGCGCGAGGTGCTCACCACCATGTCGGCGCGCATCGTCGAAGCGGCTTCGGTGTCGTTGCCGCTCGGATCGAACCAGCTGGACGAGGAGGCAATTCTGGGCCGCGAAAACTTGCGAGCGCTGCTGCTGCAGAGCATGGCGGCGCTGTTGAGCGCCACCACCGAGCCTGGCAAAAAGCGCGTTGGCGGAGCGTAG
- a CDS encoding cupin domain-containing protein produces MKAIEGYRLITPSDLSWRPSNLMCIPNADYLERTGSELLGARLWRLPPKSANTLHRHVIAEEFYFVLEGTGRIRVGEETLTVPRYGGVLVGPAMLRQIFNDSDTEVLWLIVGAPDKEFESGKFDLKQFYPVEPTQLPSELKGVAWPPKG; encoded by the coding sequence ATGAAAGCGATCGAAGGCTACCGACTGATCACGCCGAGCGACCTGAGCTGGCGGCCGTCGAATCTGATGTGTATCCCGAATGCGGATTACCTCGAGCGCACAGGCAGCGAACTGTTGGGCGCGCGGCTGTGGCGACTGCCGCCGAAGAGTGCGAACACGCTGCATCGGCACGTGATCGCGGAGGAGTTTTATTTCGTGCTGGAGGGAACGGGCCGGATCCGGGTGGGTGAGGAGACACTGACCGTGCCGCGTTATGGCGGCGTGTTGGTGGGGCCGGCGATGCTGCGGCAGATCTTCAACGATTCAGATACGGAAGTGCTCTGGTTGATCGTCGGCGCGCCGGACAAGGAGTTCGAATCCGGCAAGTTTGACCTGAAGCAGTTCTATCCGGTCGAGCCGACGCAGCTTCCGTCCGAGTTGAAGGGAGTCGCCTGGCCGCCGAAGGGCTGA
- a CDS encoding SGNH/GDSL hydrolase family protein, which translates to MKRFLLLVVLHGFFAVGLVASASATAQANRWVATWVSAQQLTEPHNMPPAPGLDGQTLRQIVQPTLAGTRVRLTFSNQYGEKPLVIAGAHVAKSHGAAAIDPASDRALSFNGAPAVTVLPGTMVVSDEVPFQVEPFENLAVSVHTTSVPANLTGHPGSRTTSFISPGAALAVADLPDAAKTDHWYLLAAVETLSDPAAGAIVVVGDSITDGRGSTTNKNDRWPNLLARRLHANPATARLSVLNQGAGGGRILRDGLGDSALRRFDRDVIAVPGARWLVIFEGVNDIGTAVGARARGEPTATAQDIIAALRQMIVRAHSHGIQVIGATIMAFEGFTSYSTPESEADRQAVNAWIRSSGEFDGVIDFDAVTRDPEHPARLAPAVDGGDHLHPSAAGYQIMADAIDLGLFAERATVAK; encoded by the coding sequence ATGAAGCGTTTCCTACTCCTCGTTGTGCTACATGGCTTCTTCGCGGTGGGCCTGGTTGCGTCCGCGAGCGCGACGGCGCAGGCCAACCGCTGGGTCGCGACCTGGGTGTCGGCGCAACAGCTGACCGAGCCACACAACATGCCGCCGGCGCCCGGACTCGACGGGCAAACGCTGAGACAAATCGTGCAGCCGACGCTGGCAGGGACGCGCGTGCGGCTGACGTTCTCCAATCAGTATGGCGAGAAACCGCTGGTGATTGCCGGCGCGCACGTGGCGAAATCGCACGGCGCCGCCGCCATCGATCCGGCGAGCGATCGCGCGCTGAGTTTCAATGGTGCACCGGCGGTCACGGTGCTACCGGGCACGATGGTCGTTTCGGACGAGGTGCCGTTTCAGGTCGAGCCATTTGAAAACCTCGCCGTCAGCGTGCACACGACGTCGGTGCCGGCGAATCTCACCGGACATCCGGGTTCGCGCACCACGTCGTTCATCTCGCCGGGCGCGGCGCTGGCGGTGGCCGATCTGCCGGACGCGGCGAAGACGGATCACTGGTATCTGCTCGCGGCGGTGGAGACGTTGTCGGATCCGGCGGCGGGAGCGATCGTGGTGGTCGGCGACTCGATCACGGACGGACGCGGCTCGACCACGAACAAGAACGACCGTTGGCCGAACCTGCTCGCGCGCCGGCTGCACGCGAATCCCGCGACGGCGAGGCTTTCCGTGCTGAACCAGGGCGCGGGCGGCGGACGCATCCTGCGCGATGGGTTGGGGGACAGCGCGCTGCGGCGGTTTGACCGCGACGTGATCGCGGTGCCGGGCGCGCGTTGGCTGGTGATTTTCGAAGGGGTGAACGACATAGGCACGGCGGTGGGCGCGCGCGCCAGAGGCGAGCCGACGGCAACGGCGCAGGACATCATCGCCGCATTGCGGCAGATGATCGTTCGGGCCCACAGCCACGGGATCCAGGTCATCGGAGCGACGATCATGGCGTTCGAGGGGTTCACGTCCTATTCGACGCCCGAGAGCGAAGCCGACCGGCAGGCGGTGAACGCCTGGATCCGCAGCAGCGGCGAGTTCGACGGCGTGATCGACTTCGATGCGGTGACGCGCGATCCCGAGCACCCGGCGCGGCTGGCGCCGGCGGTGGACGGCGGTGATCACCTGCATCCGTCGGCGGCCGGCTATCAGATCATGGCGGACGCGATCGATCTCGGGCTGTTTGCGGAGCGCGCGACGGTGGCGAAGTGA